Proteins from one Thermobifida alba genomic window:
- a CDS encoding ABC transporter ATP-binding protein produces the protein MAQGSAAAKSNAGSRVFTEGMRVLWTAIRTEPAVFTAALVGAVLYAAASVASASVLGAVSEQVILPAVENGHTTTAAVATAAAVVFGVGALRALGLGARRFYAGLMQFRMQARYRRAVARKYLQLPLAWHQRHPAGQLLSNANADVEAAWQPLAPLPMAVGSVVMLLIAAVAMLVTDPVLALVGFVVFPTLAVANIVFQRRVSPAATRAQALRSQVSEVAHESFDGALVVKTLGREDTETERFARAADQLRDAQIRVGRMRAAFDPLLEALPNLGVLVVLLIGLIRLDLGAVTSGEVVQIAYLFTLLSLPVRSLGWLLGDLPRSVVGWRRVSAVLDAEGGTDHGDAVLRGEGGLAVSVRGLSFSYVDTYTENRDDGGRGLNADGDAELPRTTVLRDVHLELAPGRVTALVGPTGAGKSTLTMLLARLVDPDRGEVLVNGVDARHYAPGELSRAVALVPQTTFVFDDSVRDNITLGMDVDDAAVWQALRLARADSFVAALPQGLDTRLGERGTSLSGGQRQRLALARALVRRPRLLILDDATSAVDPQVEAQILGGLREADLAGATVVVVAYRRATIELADEVVYLEQGTVRDRGTHEELLVRSPGYHRLVTAYEQAAAQRRAEAAARPADQEALR, from the coding sequence ATGGCACAGGGGTCGGCCGCCGCGAAGTCCAACGCCGGCTCTCGGGTCTTCACCGAGGGGATGCGCGTCCTGTGGACCGCGATCCGCACCGAACCGGCGGTCTTCACCGCCGCACTGGTCGGCGCAGTGCTCTACGCGGCCGCCTCCGTCGCCTCCGCCTCCGTCCTCGGAGCCGTCTCCGAACAGGTCATCCTGCCCGCCGTCGAGAACGGACACACCACCACCGCCGCGGTGGCCACCGCCGCGGCGGTGGTCTTCGGCGTCGGCGCGCTCAGGGCGCTGGGCCTGGGCGCACGCCGCTTCTACGCCGGCCTCATGCAGTTCCGCATGCAGGCGCGGTACCGGCGCGCGGTCGCCCGCAAGTACCTGCAGCTGCCGCTGGCCTGGCACCAGCGCCACCCCGCCGGACAGCTGCTGTCCAACGCCAACGCCGACGTCGAGGCCGCCTGGCAGCCGCTCGCACCGCTGCCGATGGCCGTGGGCAGCGTCGTCATGCTGCTGATCGCCGCCGTCGCGATGCTCGTCACCGACCCGGTGCTCGCCCTGGTGGGCTTCGTGGTCTTTCCCACGCTGGCCGTGGCCAACATCGTGTTCCAACGCAGGGTCTCACCCGCCGCCACCCGCGCCCAGGCGCTGCGCTCCCAGGTCAGCGAGGTCGCGCACGAGTCCTTCGACGGCGCGCTCGTGGTCAAGACGCTGGGCCGCGAGGACACCGAGACGGAACGGTTCGCCCGTGCCGCCGACCAGCTGCGCGACGCCCAGATCAGGGTCGGTCGGATGCGCGCCGCGTTCGACCCGCTCCTGGAGGCGCTGCCCAACCTCGGCGTGCTGGTGGTGCTGCTCATCGGCCTGATCCGCCTCGACCTGGGCGCCGTCACCTCCGGCGAGGTCGTCCAGATCGCCTACCTGTTCACCCTGCTGTCGCTGCCGGTGCGCTCCCTCGGCTGGCTGCTGGGGGACCTGCCGCGCAGCGTGGTGGGGTGGCGGCGGGTCAGCGCGGTGCTCGACGCCGAGGGCGGCACCGACCACGGCGACGCCGTGCTCCGCGGCGAGGGCGGCCTGGCGGTCAGCGTCCGCGGCCTCAGCTTCTCCTACGTCGACACCTACACCGAGAACCGCGACGACGGCGGACGCGGCCTGAACGCGGACGGCGACGCGGAGCTGCCGCGCACCACCGTCCTGCGCGACGTGCACCTGGAACTGGCCCCCGGACGGGTCACCGCCCTGGTCGGCCCCACCGGGGCGGGCAAGTCCACCCTCACCATGCTGCTGGCCAGGCTGGTCGACCCGGACCGGGGCGAGGTGCTCGTCAACGGGGTCGACGCCCGCCACTACGCTCCCGGGGAACTGTCCCGCGCCGTCGCCCTGGTCCCGCAGACCACGTTCGTCTTCGACGACAGCGTCCGCGACAACATCACCCTGGGCATGGACGTCGACGACGCCGCCGTGTGGCAGGCGCTGCGGCTGGCCCGCGCCGACTCCTTCGTCGCCGCCCTCCCACAGGGGCTCGACACCCGGCTCGGCGAGCGCGGCACCAGCCTGTCCGGCGGCCAGCGCCAACGCCTGGCCCTGGCCCGCGCCCTGGTCCGCCGCCCCCGACTGCTCATCCTGGACGACGCCACCTCCGCGGTCGATCCCCAGGTCGAGGCGCAGATCCTGGGCGGGCTGCGGGAAGCCGACCTCGCGGGAGCCACCGTCGTCGTCGTGGCCTACCGCAGGGCCACCATCGAACTCGCCGACGAGGTCGTCTACCTCGAACAGGGCACGGTCCGCGACCGGGGGACCCACGAGGAGCTGCTGGTGCGCTCCCCCGGATACCACCGGCTCGTCACCGCCTACGAGCAGGCCGCCGCACAACGCAGAGCCGAAGCCGCCGCCCGACCCGCCGACCAGGAGGCCCTCCGATGA
- a CDS encoding ABC transporter ATP-binding protein codes for MSAPARTRTPRTDNRKTAPALHRSTDSAWATLRRGIALSPEFTRGLAVTVTLAALATVGKVVVPLAVQQIIDNGLLAEGGPDIGFVVGTVALCAVLVAVTALCSYAMNTRLYRSTESGLATLRRKAFRHVHDLSVLTQNSERKGALVSRVTSDVDQISTFMQWGGILLVVSTGQLAIATVLMAVYSWQLTLLVWVCFLPLLFGVRRLQRLLSKAYLKVRERTGEMLGVVSETVVGAAVIRAHGTEQRTAARVDTTVLATRAAQVRAQRLSMAISPLAELVSAFTYAVVIAVGVALGVTGSLTAGQLVAFLFLINLFIAPMTMATEIFNEAQNAIAGWRRVLGVLDTDPDIADPGPAGRQLPRGPVTIRFDHVSYAYPGGPRVLDDIDVEIAPGSRVAVVGETGSGKTTFVKLLTRLMDPVEGTVLLDGVDLRDVTFPSLRSRVVMVPQEGFLFDSTLGDNIRFARPEATDEQISEAIAELGLRDWLDSLPHGLDTPVGQRGESLSAGERQLVALVRAFIADPDLLVLDEATSAVDPATEVRIQHALDRLTRGRTSVAIAHRLSTAEAADEVLVFDRGRIVQRGTHTDLVACPGVYADLHASWVSSSA; via the coding sequence ATGAGCGCCCCGGCCCGCACCCGGACCCCCCGCACCGACAACCGGAAGACCGCCCCCGCGCTGCACCGCTCCACCGACTCGGCGTGGGCCACCCTGCGCCGCGGCATCGCGCTGTCCCCCGAGTTCACCCGCGGACTGGCGGTCACCGTCACCCTCGCGGCACTCGCCACCGTCGGCAAGGTCGTGGTGCCCCTGGCGGTGCAGCAGATCATCGACAACGGCCTGCTCGCCGAGGGCGGCCCGGACATCGGTTTCGTGGTCGGCACGGTCGCACTGTGCGCCGTCCTGGTCGCCGTCACCGCGCTGTGCTCCTACGCGATGAACACACGCCTGTACCGGTCCACCGAGTCGGGCCTGGCCACCCTGCGCCGCAAGGCGTTCCGCCACGTGCACGACCTGTCGGTGCTCACCCAGAACAGCGAACGCAAGGGCGCCCTGGTGTCCCGGGTCACCAGCGACGTCGACCAGATCAGCACCTTCATGCAGTGGGGCGGCATCCTGCTGGTGGTCAGCACCGGGCAGTTGGCGATCGCCACCGTGCTCATGGCCGTGTACTCCTGGCAGCTGACCCTGCTGGTGTGGGTGTGCTTCCTGCCCCTGCTGTTCGGGGTGCGCCGGCTGCAGCGGCTGCTGTCCAAGGCCTACCTGAAGGTGCGGGAACGCACCGGCGAGATGCTCGGCGTCGTCAGCGAGACCGTCGTCGGCGCCGCGGTCATCCGCGCCCACGGCACCGAGCAGCGCACCGCCGCACGCGTCGACACGACCGTCCTGGCCACCCGCGCCGCCCAGGTCAGGGCCCAGCGCCTGTCCATGGCCATCTCCCCGCTCGCCGAACTCGTCTCGGCGTTCACCTACGCGGTCGTCATCGCGGTCGGGGTGGCGCTGGGCGTCACGGGCTCCCTCACCGCCGGGCAGCTGGTGGCCTTCCTGTTCCTCATCAACCTGTTCATCGCGCCCATGACCATGGCCACGGAGATCTTCAACGAGGCGCAGAACGCGATCGCCGGATGGCGCAGGGTGCTCGGCGTCCTCGACACCGACCCCGACATCGCCGACCCCGGCCCCGCCGGCAGGCAGCTGCCGCGCGGCCCCGTCACGATCCGCTTCGACCACGTCAGCTACGCCTACCCCGGCGGCCCCCGCGTGCTCGACGACATCGACGTGGAGATCGCCCCGGGCAGCCGCGTCGCGGTCGTCGGCGAGACCGGCTCCGGCAAGACCACCTTCGTCAAACTGCTCACCCGACTCATGGACCCGGTCGAGGGCACGGTCCTGCTGGACGGGGTCGACCTGCGCGACGTGACGTTCCCCTCGCTGCGGTCCCGGGTGGTCATGGTCCCCCAGGAAGGCTTCCTGTTCGACAGCACCCTGGGCGACAACATCCGCTTCGCCCGCCCCGAGGCCACCGACGAGCAGATCAGCGAGGCGATCGCCGAACTGGGACTGCGTGACTGGCTGGACAGCCTGCCGCACGGCCTGGACACCCCCGTGGGACAGCGCGGCGAGTCCCTGTCGGCGGGGGAGCGCCAGCTCGTGGCCCTGGTCCGGGCCTTCATCGCCGACCCCGACCTGCTGGTCCTGGACGAGGCCACCTCGGCGGTCGACCCGGCCACCGAAGTGCGTATCCAACACGCCCTGGACCGGCTCACCCGGGGCCGCACCTCGGTGGCGATCGCGCACCGGCTCTCCACCGCGGAGGCCGCCGACGAGGTGCTCGTCTTCGACCGCGGCCGCATCGTGCAACGCGGCACCCACACCGACCTCGTCGCGTGTCCGGGCGTCTACGCGGACCTGCACGCCTCCTGGGTGAGCAGTTCGGCGTGA
- a CDS encoding sugar isomerase, with translation MTVEQLAADLSAKAAALHGLADHLSRHDPYAALPSLLDDEPAAVVLLGVGAGYYACQAAGLRMRRFGLGAFAESATSAHLPPGGPDTLVVAVALGSGRRELRESLERYAHSGPVVVLTDSPESPEARYADVVAPLMADGSARELEVVAYQQAVALLLVLAARLGAAAPGVADPSATLRRAANSVTDLWERAPSWVPGVAEALRGRSGTALVAPAELLASARFGALTLRRGPVLVAHACETGEWSHVDRYLAAVQDYRALLFTGSRFDGRFAEHLAALRGVFVAVGGEVPGAAVSLRYPGENDPDVRLLVDPLVAELLALHWWRERGG, from the coding sequence GTGACCGTCGAACAACTCGCGGCCGACCTGTCCGCCAAGGCCGCGGCCCTGCACGGACTGGCCGACCACCTGTCCCGCCACGACCCCTATGCGGCGCTGCCCTCCCTGCTGGACGACGAGCCCGCCGCGGTCGTGCTGCTGGGGGTGGGGGCGGGGTACTACGCCTGCCAGGCCGCGGGCCTGCGGATGCGCCGTTTCGGCCTGGGGGCGTTCGCCGAGTCCGCGACCTCGGCGCACCTTCCCCCCGGCGGCCCGGACACCCTGGTGGTGGCGGTGGCGCTGGGCAGTGGGCGGCGTGAGCTGCGCGAGTCGCTGGAACGCTACGCGCACTCCGGCCCGGTGGTCGTGCTGACCGACTCCCCCGAGTCCCCCGAGGCCCGCTACGCCGACGTGGTGGCGCCGCTCATGGCCGACGGCTCCGCCCGGGAGCTGGAGGTGGTGGCCTACCAGCAGGCGGTGGCGCTGCTGCTGGTGCTGGCGGCCCGGCTGGGCGCGGCCGCGCCGGGGGTGGCCGACCCGTCGGCGACGCTGCGGCGCGCGGCGAACTCCGTCACCGACCTGTGGGAGCGCGCCCCGTCCTGGGTGCCCGGGGTCGCCGAGGCGTTGCGGGGACGTTCCGGGACGGCGCTGGTGGCCCCGGCGGAGCTGCTGGCCTCGGCCCGGTTCGGCGCGTTGACGCTGCGGCGCGGCCCGGTGCTGGTCGCCCACGCCTGCGAGACCGGTGAGTGGTCGCACGTCGACCGCTATCTGGCGGCGGTGCAGGACTACCGCGCGCTGCTGTTCACCGGGTCGCGGTTCGACGGGCGGTTCGCCGAGCACCTGGCCGCGCTGCGGGGCGTGTTCGTCGCCGTGGGCGGGGAGGTCCCGGGGGCGGCGGTGAGTCTGCGCTACCCGGGGGAGAACGACCCGGACGTGCGTCTGCTCGTCGACCCGCTGGTCGCCGAACTGCTGGCGCTGCACTGGTGGCGGGAGCGCGGCGGCTGA
- the hisI gene encoding phosphoribosyl-AMP cyclohydrolase — translation MSSSPPRLDPGIAARLKRTPDGLVPAVVQQYDTGEVLMLAWMDDEALRRTLTTRAATYWSRSRGEYWVKGATSGNTQRVVSVALDCDGDTLLVKVDQTGGACHTGDRTCFDADRLL, via the coding sequence ATGAGCAGCAGCCCTCCCCGACTGGACCCCGGTATCGCGGCACGCCTCAAGCGCACCCCCGACGGCCTGGTGCCCGCCGTCGTGCAGCAGTACGACACCGGGGAGGTCCTCATGCTCGCCTGGATGGACGACGAGGCGCTGCGGCGCACCCTCACCACACGGGCCGCCACCTACTGGTCGCGCAGCCGAGGCGAGTACTGGGTGAAGGGGGCCACCTCCGGGAACACCCAGCGGGTCGTCTCCGTCGCGCTCGACTGCGACGGCGACACCCTGCTGGTCAAGGTCGACCAGACCGGCGGGGCCTGCCACACCGGTGACCGCACCTGCTTCGACGCGGACCGGCTGCTGTGA
- a CDS encoding Trp biosynthesis-associated membrane protein has translation MRAAAAAAPDAVRRREYLAALALTALGAVALLASSAQVWARARMELAGDLAPVTVELSASQAVPAVSALGWAALAALAALVATTGAARRLVGALVALLGLGALGSVAAGLRPAALADAAARSATAEGGLDGLTVAWAWPALACAGAAVLLVSGVLALVRGTAWPAMSSRYDRHSAPRATRTDAPAELWRSLDSGADPTDENAEPKER, from the coding sequence GTGAGAGCCGCAGCAGCCGCCGCGCCCGACGCGGTCCGCCGCCGGGAGTACCTGGCCGCGCTCGCGCTCACCGCGCTCGGCGCGGTCGCCCTGCTCGCCTCCTCCGCGCAGGTCTGGGCAAGAGCCCGGATGGAACTGGCGGGCGACCTCGCCCCCGTCACCGTGGAACTGTCCGCCTCCCAGGCGGTCCCGGCCGTCTCCGCGCTGGGCTGGGCCGCGCTGGCCGCGCTGGCCGCGCTGGTCGCGACCACGGGAGCGGCCCGCCGCCTGGTCGGAGCCCTGGTGGCGCTGCTGGGGCTCGGCGCCCTCGGCTCCGTCGCGGCCGGTCTGCGTCCGGCCGCCCTGGCCGACGCCGCGGCGCGGTCCGCCACCGCCGAAGGAGGGCTCGACGGTCTCACCGTGGCATGGGCGTGGCCGGCACTGGCCTGCGCCGGCGCGGCGGTGCTGCTCGTGTCGGGAGTACTGGCCCTGGTCAGGGGCACCGCGTGGCCCGCCATGAGTAGCCGATACGATCGCCACAGCGCCCCCCGCGCGACCCGCACCGACGCTCCCGCAGAGCTGTGGAGGTCGCTCGACAGCGGCGCGGATCCCACCGATGAGAACGCTGAACCGAAGGAGCGTTGA
- a CDS encoding HGxxPAAW family protein, which yields MAEEHHDDHGNTVAGWFLTISWIVVWTAAAVAIIAGLDLFVWTAIGLGASVVCAIVAGVMKKAGMGRKAPRPYPMTREEYEAKLAEAAQQKTVESGETAGV from the coding sequence ATGGCCGAAGAACACCACGACGACCACGGCAACACCGTTGCCGGCTGGTTCCTCACCATCTCGTGGATCGTCGTCTGGACAGCGGCCGCGGTTGCGATCATCGCCGGCCTGGACCTTTTCGTCTGGACGGCCATCGGCCTGGGCGCCAGCGTCGTCTGCGCCATCGTGGCCGGTGTGATGAAGAAGGCGGGAATGGGCCGCAAGGCGCCTCGCCCCTACCCGATGACCCGCGAGGAGTACGAGGCGAAGCTCGCCGAAGCCGCGCAGCAGAAGACCGTCGAGAGCGGCGAGACCGCCGGGGTGTGA
- a CDS encoding CD225/dispanin family protein has translation MSYGPPGPPPPGGYGPPPGAYPSGGQPAAQPPKNYLWMNILGIFGCTIIGIIGLIFSLQVNSKWSMGDYAGAESSANTAKILGIISLIGFILTVISVILYIIFAVALVGAAATYDPGYSTY, from the coding sequence ATGAGCTACGGTCCTCCCGGCCCCCCGCCCCCCGGCGGCTACGGTCCGCCTCCCGGCGCCTACCCCAGCGGCGGACAGCCCGCCGCGCAGCCGCCCAAGAACTACCTGTGGATGAACATCCTGGGCATCTTCGGCTGCACGATCATCGGCATCATCGGCCTGATCTTCTCCCTCCAGGTCAACAGCAAGTGGAGCATGGGCGACTACGCCGGTGCGGAGAGCTCGGCCAACACCGCCAAGATCCTGGGGATCATCAGCCTCATCGGCTTCATCCTGACGGTGATCTCCGTCATCCTCTACATCATCTTCGCGGTGGCCCTCGTCGGTGCCGCGGCGACCTACGACCCCGGTTACTCCACCTACTGA
- a CDS encoding DUF2752 domain-containing protein, whose amino-acid sequence MTEASVLERLRRRLHPATAPLALGALGAVGAVVVHLVDPNEPGFYPTCPWLALTGTYCPGCGTTRALHALTHLDVLAAAQLNILLLAALPFMAFAYLRWVYRSFRPSDRPPARLHPFWAWALPGVILVFWLVRNLPFGAFLAPGGIPAPLLA is encoded by the coding sequence ATGACCGAGGCATCGGTACTGGAGCGACTGCGGCGCCGTCTGCACCCTGCGACGGCGCCGTTGGCGTTGGGGGCCCTGGGCGCGGTCGGCGCGGTCGTGGTGCACCTCGTCGACCCCAACGAACCCGGGTTCTACCCCACCTGCCCGTGGCTGGCCCTCACCGGCACCTACTGCCCCGGCTGCGGCACGACCCGGGCCCTGCACGCGCTGACCCACCTCGACGTGCTCGCCGCCGCGCAGCTGAACATCCTGCTGCTGGCCGCGCTGCCGTTCATGGCCTTCGCCTACCTGCGCTGGGTCTACCGCTCCTTCCGGCCCTCCGACCGGCCGCCCGCGCGGCTCCACCCGTTCTGGGCGTGGGCGCTGCCCGGCGTCATCCTCGTCTTCTGGCTGGTGCGCAACCTCCCCTTCGGGGCCTTCCTCGCCCCCGGCGGGATCCCGGCGCCGCTCCTGGCCTAG
- the trpC gene encoding indole-3-glycerol phosphate synthase TrpC has product MSVLDEIIDGVRADLAERQAAVPLDQLKEQAATLPWPKDVVAALRAPGVQVIAEVKRSSPSKGALAAIADPAALARDYAAGGACMISVLTEQRRFGGSLADLAAVRAAVETPLLRKDFVVSSYQLWEARVYGADAVLLIVAALSQEALVSLVERAESLGLTPLVEVHTEEEVERALDAGATVIGVNARDLKTLKVHRETFARLSPMIPDDKVKIAESGVRGPHDLLAYASFGADAVLVGESLVIGRKPREAVADLVTAGAHPALRDRH; this is encoded by the coding sequence GTGAGCGTGCTCGACGAGATAATCGACGGAGTGCGCGCGGATCTCGCGGAACGCCAGGCCGCCGTACCCTTGGATCAGCTCAAAGAGCAGGCCGCGACCCTACCGTGGCCCAAGGACGTGGTGGCGGCGCTGCGTGCTCCCGGAGTCCAGGTCATCGCCGAGGTGAAGCGCTCCAGCCCCTCCAAGGGCGCGCTCGCCGCGATCGCCGACCCCGCGGCGCTGGCCCGCGACTACGCCGCGGGCGGTGCCTGCATGATCAGCGTCCTGACCGAACAGCGCCGCTTCGGCGGCAGCCTGGCCGACCTGGCGGCGGTGCGCGCCGCCGTGGAGACGCCGCTGCTGCGCAAGGACTTCGTGGTCAGCTCCTACCAGCTGTGGGAGGCGCGCGTGTACGGCGCGGACGCCGTCCTGCTGATCGTGGCCGCGCTGTCCCAGGAAGCCCTGGTCTCCCTGGTGGAACGGGCCGAGTCGCTCGGTCTGACCCCGCTCGTCGAGGTGCACACCGAGGAGGAGGTCGAGCGTGCCCTGGACGCCGGGGCCACGGTCATCGGCGTCAACGCCCGTGACCTCAAGACCCTGAAGGTCCACCGGGAGACCTTCGCCCGGTTGTCCCCGATGATCCCCGACGACAAGGTCAAGATCGCCGAGTCCGGTGTGCGCGGCCCCCACGACCTGCTCGCCTACGCGAGCTTCGGAGCCGACGCGGTGCTGGTGGGCGAGAGCCTGGTGATCGGACGCAAACCCCGGGAGGCCGTCGCCGACCTCGTCACGGCCGGAGCGCATCCCGCGCTGCGGGACCGGCACTGA
- the trpB gene encoding tryptophan synthase subunit beta, translating to MKTNSAHPVPPYLGEGGHYGRFGGRFSPEALVAALDEVAAAWEEAKNDPQFQAELHRLLTEYTGRPSPLTEARNFSEYCNGARILLKREDLNHTGSHKINNVLGQALLTRRMGKTRVIAETGAGQHGVATATACALLGLECVIYMGEEDTRRQALNVARMRMLGAEVVPVTVGSRTLKDAVNEAFRDWVANVHTTHYLLGTVAGPHPFPAMVRDLHYVIGAEARQQVLERTGALPDAVAACVGGGSNAIGIFAAFIPDETVRLYGFEAGGEGVDTDRHAASITGGSVGVFQGARTFVLQDEYGQTVPSHSISAGLDYPAVGPEHAWLADSGRATYAPVTDAEAMEAFRLLCRTEGIIPAIESAHALAGARTIGAELGPDATVLVSLSGRGDKDVNTAAAYFGLLGGEGEQSR from the coding sequence ATGAAGACCAACAGCGCACACCCCGTGCCTCCCTACCTGGGCGAGGGCGGGCACTACGGCCGTTTCGGCGGCCGGTTCAGCCCCGAAGCCCTCGTCGCGGCCCTCGACGAGGTCGCCGCGGCCTGGGAGGAGGCCAAGAACGACCCGCAGTTCCAGGCCGAGCTGCACCGGCTGCTCACCGAGTACACCGGCCGCCCCAGCCCGCTGACCGAGGCGCGCAACTTCAGCGAGTACTGCAACGGCGCGCGGATCCTGCTCAAGCGCGAGGACCTCAACCACACCGGCTCCCACAAGATCAACAACGTGCTCGGCCAGGCGCTGCTGACCAGGCGCATGGGCAAGACCCGCGTCATCGCCGAGACCGGGGCGGGCCAGCACGGCGTGGCCACCGCCACCGCGTGCGCGCTGCTGGGCCTGGAGTGCGTGATCTACATGGGGGAGGAGGACACCCGCCGGCAGGCGCTCAACGTCGCCCGCATGAGGATGCTCGGCGCCGAGGTCGTCCCCGTCACCGTGGGCAGCCGCACCCTCAAGGACGCCGTCAACGAGGCGTTCCGCGACTGGGTGGCCAACGTCCACACCACCCACTACCTGCTGGGCACCGTCGCCGGCCCCCACCCGTTCCCGGCCATGGTCCGCGACCTGCACTACGTCATCGGGGCCGAGGCGCGCCAACAGGTCCTGGAACGCACCGGGGCCCTGCCCGACGCCGTCGCCGCCTGCGTGGGCGGCGGTTCCAACGCCATCGGCATCTTCGCGGCCTTCATCCCTGACGAGACGGTGCGGCTGTACGGGTTCGAGGCGGGCGGCGAGGGGGTGGACACCGACCGGCACGCCGCCTCCATCACCGGCGGCAGCGTCGGCGTCTTCCAGGGCGCCCGCACCTTCGTCCTGCAGGACGAGTACGGCCAGACCGTGCCCAGCCACTCCATCTCCGCCGGCCTCGACTACCCGGCGGTCGGCCCCGAGCACGCCTGGCTCGCCGACAGCGGACGCGCCACCTACGCCCCCGTCACCGACGCCGAGGCGATGGAGGCGTTCCGCCTGCTGTGCCGCACCGAGGGCATCATCCCGGCGATCGAGAGCGCGCACGCGCTCGCCGGGGCCCGCACCATCGGAGCCGAACTCGGCCCGGACGCCACCGTCCTGGTGAGCCTGTCGGGCCGGGGTGACAAGGACGTCAACACCGCCGCCGCCTACTTCGGACTGCTCGGCGGCGAGGGGGAGCAGAGCCGATGA
- the trpA gene encoding tryptophan synthase subunit alpha, whose translation MTTLQRTLAEARAAGRAALIGYYPAGFPDVESSIRIVQEMVAGGCDVVEVGLPYSDPTMDGPVIQQAADRALAAGTTPKDVFAVVRAVAEAGAAALVMSYWNPIERYGVDAFAADMAAAGGSGVITPDLIPEEAGPWISASDAAGLDRIFLVAPSSTDRRLKLTCDASRGFVYAASLMGVTGTRDKVAATARKLVERTREATRDSGLPICVGLGISNGDQAAEVASYADGVIVGTGFCRRVLDAPDLDTAGARVRSFAAELAEGVRAAAR comes from the coding sequence ATGACCACGCTGCAACGCACACTCGCCGAGGCCAGGGCGGCGGGACGGGCCGCGCTGATCGGCTACTACCCGGCGGGATTCCCCGACGTGGAGTCCTCCATCCGGATCGTCCAGGAGATGGTGGCGGGCGGCTGCGACGTCGTCGAGGTCGGCCTGCCCTACTCCGACCCCACCATGGACGGCCCCGTCATCCAGCAGGCCGCCGACCGGGCGCTCGCGGCGGGCACCACCCCCAAGGACGTGTTCGCCGTGGTGCGCGCCGTCGCCGAGGCCGGAGCGGCGGCCCTGGTCATGTCGTACTGGAACCCCATCGAACGGTACGGCGTGGACGCGTTCGCCGCCGACATGGCCGCGGCGGGAGGATCGGGGGTGATCACCCCCGACCTGATCCCCGAGGAGGCCGGACCCTGGATCAGCGCCAGCGACGCCGCCGGCCTCGACCGGATCTTCCTGGTCGCCCCCTCCTCCACCGACCGGCGCCTCAAGCTGACCTGCGACGCCTCCCGCGGGTTCGTGTACGCGGCGTCGCTGATGGGGGTCACCGGCACCCGGGACAAGGTCGCCGCGACCGCGCGGAAGCTGGTGGAGCGCACCCGCGAGGCCACCCGGGACAGCGGCCTGCCGATCTGCGTCGGCCTGGGGATCTCCAACGGCGACCAGGCCGCCGAGGTCGCCTCCTACGCCGACGGGGTCATCGTCGGCACCGGTTTCTGCCGGCGGGTGCTGGACGCCCCCGACCTGGACACCGCGGGTGCGCGGGTCCGCTCCTTCGCCGCCGAGCTCGCCGAGGGCGTGCGCGCGGCCGCTCGGTGA
- a CDS encoding MauE/DoxX family redox-associated membrane protein, which yields MSTGTEENARSGSADSAHGEGRPATASGWALLQPWLSLAVRLALAGILGYAGYTKVIVPALSVESVAAYELFGDGLNQFIGYTLPLFEIALALLLLAGLATRATGIVSALLMLVFIAGIASAWARGLAIDCGCFGTGGPVDADETAYGLDIARDLGFMALGLFLAIWPRSRFALDGALGLYPDSDRER from the coding sequence ATGTCGACCGGCACCGAAGAGAACGCCCGGAGCGGCAGCGCGGACAGCGCCCACGGCGAGGGGCGCCCGGCCACCGCCTCCGGATGGGCCCTGCTCCAGCCGTGGCTGAGCCTGGCCGTGCGACTGGCCCTGGCGGGCATCCTCGGATACGCCGGATACACCAAGGTGATCGTGCCCGCCCTCTCGGTGGAGTCGGTGGCGGCCTACGAACTCTTCGGAGACGGCCTCAACCAGTTCATCGGCTACACCCTCCCCCTGTTCGAGATCGCCCTGGCGCTGCTGCTGCTGGCCGGACTGGCCACCCGGGCCACCGGAATCGTTTCCGCCCTGCTCATGTTGGTGTTCATCGCGGGCATCGCCTCGGCGTGGGCACGCGGTCTGGCCATCGACTGCGGATGCTTCGGCACCGGCGGCCCCGTGGACGCCGACGAGACCGCCTACGGGCTGGACATCGCCCGCGACCTCGGCTTCATGGCGCTGGGACTGTTCCTCGCGATCTGGCCGCGCTCGCGGTTCGCCCTGGACGGGGCCCTTGGCCTCTACCCGGACTCCGACCGGGAACGGTAG